AGACCTGAGCGCCGGGCTGAATACGTCGATCGTCTCGGGCATGTCGAGTTTCCTTGGTTATGGCAGCAGTCCTGCCCAGTTCGATGCGAAGCGCTACAAGGCCTCGCCGAGCTTCATGGTGCTGCGCGCCGATGCGAACGGGACTTACACGTTCAGCGGCGGCTGGCAACTTTCGGCGCGCGTGGCCACGCAGATGACCGATTCGCCCCTGATCTCGAACGAACAACTGGCAGGTGGCGGCATGAACTCGGTGCGCGGCTACCTCTCGGCCGAGGCGACGGGCGACTACGGCGTGGTGGGTTCCATCGAATGGCGCACGCCACCGATCCCGCTGCTGGGACCGGTCGTCTCGAACTGGCGCGCCTACGCGTTCTTCGATGGCGCGCGACTGGGGCTGCGCGACGCGTTGCCCGAGCAGACGTCGCGGTACTCGCTGGCGTCGGTCGGCGTGGGCTCGTCGCTGCGGCTGACCTCGCACGTGACGGGCCGCGTCGATGCCGCGTATCCGCTGACCAACGGGCCGCGCACGGAGCGCTACAAGCCGCGACTGAACTTCAGCGTCACGGCAACTTATTGAGCGGATGGCGCGACCTGCCGGCGACCCGAAAACGATCCTTCCGAATTTCACGACACAACATTCACGACCTGATGCCCGATGCGCCAATTCAACGCATCGGGCGGCATAAACGGAGAAATACAGCCATGCGACGCATTCTTCCATTCCTGCTTGCGCTGATCGGCACGCTGATGCCGGTGCTCGCGCACGCCTGGTGGCAACCGGATTGGGCGTACCGCAAGCCGATCACCATCGATGTCGGCCCGCAAGGCGGCAACATCGCGGGCGACGCCGGCCGTGTGCCGATGCTGCTGCGCTTGCATACGGGTAACTTCAGCTTCGAAGGCGTGAACGAGACCGGGGCCGATCTGCGCTTCGTGGCCGCCGACGACAAGACCGTTCTCAATCACCAGATCGAGCAATTCGATCCGGTGCTGGGCATTGCGCTCGTGTGGGTCGATGTGCCCGCCGTGAGCGCAGGCGCCAAGCAACAGGTCTGGATGTACTACGGCAACCGTAAGGCACCTGCGGCCGGCAACGGCCAGCGCGTGTTCGACCCGGATTACACCGCCGTGTATCACTTTGGCGAATCGAATGTGCCGGCACGCGACACGACCGCTTACGGCAACAACAGTCAGAACCCGGTCGTCACGCTTGACGGCGCGATCATCGGCAAGGGGGCGCAAGTGGGCGCTTCGCCGATCGTGTTGCCGGCCTCGCCGTCGCTCGCGCTCGCCGCAGGCAGCCCGTTCACGTTCTCGGCCTGGGTGCGCCCGGAGAAGCTGGGCGCGAACGAAGCGATTTACGTGCGCCGCGACGGCGCCAACGATCTCGTGATCGGCGTCGATCAGGGGGTGCCGTTCGTGCAGGTGGGCGCTCAGCGCAGCCAGCCGGGTCAACCGATTCAGGCCGGTCAGTGGTCGCATCTGGCAGTCACGGCAGATGGCAAGTCGGTCACGCTTTACGTCGGCGGTCACGCGGCCACGACGCTCGCGCTCGCACTGCCCGCCCTGAACTCGCCGACGATCATCGGCGGCGACGCCGATGGCGCCACCGGTGGCCTCGCCCGCTTCTCGGGGGCTGTGGACGAAGTGCATCTCTCGAAGGTCGCGCGCAGCGCCGCACTGCTGCAAACGGACGCCGTCTCGCAAGGTGCCGAATCGCGTCTGATCGCCTTCGGTCCAGACGAGCAGCAAGCCGGCAAGAGCCACTTCGGTTTCATCCTCGCGGCCATGCCGGTCGACGCCTGGGTAGTGGTCTGTGTGCTGGGCCTGATGGCGTTGGTCTCGTGGATCATCATGATCACGAAAGGCCGTAGCTACGCTGCAAAGGCGCGCGCCAACAGTGCCTTCATGACGCAATTTCGCGAAGCCTCGGGCGCACCGCTCGACCAGATTGCGCGCACGAATCGCGTGCCGGAGGACGTGCGCGACCAATCGCCGCTGTGGCGACTGTACGAGGTTGCGCTCGGCGAATTGCATCGCCGTCACGAACTGGGCTACGACACGAGCGCGGTCTCGGACGCGACCATCAGCGCCATTCGCGCGTCGATGGACGGTGCGATGGTGCGCGAAGTCGAAGACATGAGCAAACGCATGAACTGGCTGTCGACGTCGATTGAAGGGGCGCCGTATGTCGGTCTGTTCGGCACCGTGATCGGGATCATGCTGGTGTTCGTCGTGGCGGCCATGGCGGGCGCGGTGGACATCAACTCGGTAGCACCGGGCATGGCCGCTGCACTGCTGTGTACGGCTGCCGGTCTCGGCGTGGCGATTCCCGCACTGTTCGGCTACAACTGGCTGGTGTCGCGCTCGGATGCGCTCTCCGCCGACATGGCCGTGTTCGTCGACGAGTTCACGACCCGCCTTGCCGAAGAGCAGGGCGAAGGCCGCCGTCAGCCCGTGCTGCAACGCGCCTGACGAGGACGAATCATGGCAAACGCAATGCGATTCGCGGCGAAGAAGCGCGCAGGTGGCATCAACATCACGCCGTTCGTCGACGTGCTGCTGGTGGTGCTGGTGATCTTCATTCTCACGAGTAACGCCAGTATTCCCGGCATCAAGGTCGATCTCCCGAAGGCCAGCTCGTCGGTGGCGCTCGAAAAACCGAAGACGAAGGCGATCACGGTCGATAACACCGGGCAGGTGTTTCTCGATGCCTATCCGGTGACGCTGACCGAGCTTGAGGATCGCTTGCGCACGGAAAAGGCGGTCACACCCGACTTCCCGGTGATCGTGCGCGGCGACGCGCAGGTGCAGTACGCCAAGGTTGTCGAAGTGCTCGACCTGCTGCGCCGGATCGATCTCAACCAGGTCGGCCTCGTGACCGGCAAGCCGCAGTAAGGAGCGCAGCGTGAAACCTCGCGATTTCGCGTCTAGCCCCGTGCGGCCCGCCGCCAGGCCGCCCAGTCCGGCGCTCGCGCTGTTGCGCCGGCGTGGCGCACTGATCGTTGGCGGCCTCGTCGTGCTCGGACTGATCGCCCTTTTCTGGCACTTGCTCACGGACAAGGCCAGCATGCGTCGCGAGGTCAACACCCCGCCGATGCTCATGCTGCCGCCGCCTCCGCCGCCCCCGCCGCCGCAGGAGAAACCGCCCGAGCCGCAGCCGGAGAAGATCAAGCCGGAAGTCGTCGAGCCGAAGCCGGCCGACCCTGTAGAGCCTCCGAAGGACGACACGCCGCCGAGCCCGACCAAGGATCTGGGCGATGCCGTGACGATCAATGGCGACGCGCAGGCCGGTACCGATGCGTTCGGCATCGGCGCGGGCAGCGGCGGCGGCATGACCGGTGGCGGGGGGGGATTGGGTAGCCGCTCGTATAGCGCGTGGCTGGCGAGTTCGCTGCAACAGGCGTTCGGGCGCGATCAACGCACTCGCACGCTGGCCTTCGACGACGTGCGCATCGATCTCTGGCTCGACGCCGACGGACGCGCCACACGCGCCCAGTTGGTACGGGGCACCGGTAACGCGGCGATTGACGATGCGGTGCTCGCGATGTTGCGCGACTTCCATGCAGAAGAGAAGCCGCCTGCATCGTTGCGCTACCCGCTGTCGATGAGCATTCGGGGGCGCAGGCCATGACGCGCACTACGGCGTCCGACACGCCACACATGCCGCAATCAGGACTTCCTTTTTACGCAAAAGTCACACACAAAATGAAAGCACTGGAACGTATGACCGACGCTCTCGCGCACCGACGTGCGCCTCGCGCAGCGGGCACCGCAGGCGCGGTGGCACTGGCGCTCGCGCTGCTGGGCGCCACGAGCCTGGCCCATGCACAGGCGCAGCCCGCCCCGAAAGATACCGCCATGGTCAAGCTGATCCGTGGTCTCATCAAGAGCGGCGCGATCGACAAGACCACCGGCGAAGCCCTTCTGGCACAAGCGGAGACGGAAGCCTACGCGGCATCGGCGGCAGCGCAGAAGGCGGCCGCCGCACCTGCCGTGGCGGCGGCGGCCGTGCCCGGAGGCGAGCCGGGCGACGTGCGCGTCCCGTACATCTCGCAGACCACGCGCGATCAGATTCGCGACGAGGTGAAGAACGAAGTGATGGCGCAAGCGAAGACGGAGGGCTGGGCTGCGCCGAACGAAACGCCGGAGTGGACCAAGCGCATTCACATCGAAGGCGACTTCCGCCTGCGCAACGAATCGCGCTTCTATTCGAGCAGCAACACGAACACGCAGATCGACTGGGCGCAGATCAACAAGGGCAATGGTTTCGACGTCAATTCGAACACCAATCTGACGCTCCCGCCGCTGCTCAATACCACGCAGAACCGCACCAACCAGTTCCGTGCCCGTGCACGCTTCGGCATCTTCGCTGACGTGTCCGAGCAGGTGAAGGCGGGGGTGAGACTGGCCAGCAGCAACGACGACAGCCCGGTGTCGACCAACTCCACGCTCGGTGGCGGTCTGAACAAGAAGAGCGTGTGGCTTGACCAGATGTGGATGTCGTATCAGCCGTTCGACTGGATGAAGATCACGGGCGGGCGCTTCACGCCGCCCTATGTCACCTCCGACATGCTGTTCTCGAACGACCTGAACATCGACGGCATTGCCGCGCAGTTCAACAAGGTGCTGCCGCAGAACCCGAACGTCGAACTGTTCGGCTCGCTCGGCTTCATCCCGCTGGAGTACTCGGGCGACAACTCGCCGTCGAACAGCCAGAGCAAGATGTCGAGCCAGACCAAGTGGATGCTCGGCACGCAGTTCGGTGCGAACTGGAAGCTCGACTCGAAGAACAGCTTGCGCGGCACGCTGGGGTACTTCGACTTCCGCAACATCACGGGTCAACTGTCGTCGCCTTGCGCGCTGTATGCAGGCCAGACGAGCTGCGATTCGGACTGGTCGCGTCCGGCGTTCATGCAGAAGGGCAACACGCTCATGCTGCTGCGTAACATCGCGCTCAACCCGCTCGATCCGGCCAATACGGCACAGCCGCAGTACGTCGGCTACGCCTCGAAGTTCCAACTGCTCGACTTGTCGGCCCGTTGGGACACGATGCTGGCCGGGCGCTATCCGCTGCGCTTCGACGTGAACTACATCCGCAACCTGGCCTACAACGAAGGCGAGATGTGGGCACGTGCGAACGGTGGCATCGTGAACAACTTCGGCGCGGGCGATGCAACGCGCGCCAACTTCAAGAGCGGTCCGAACGCCTACCTGTTCCAGGCGACCTTTGGCAAGCCGGTCATGGCGTCGCGCGGCGACTGGAACGTGTTGTTCGGTTACAAGCGTATCGAGCCGGATGCCGTGCCCGATGCCTACAACGACTCGACGTTCCACGGCGGTGGCACGAACGCGAAGGGTTACTACATCGGGGCTTCGTATGCCTTCGACAAGAACGCATGGCTCTCGGGCCGCTGGCTTTCGACGAAGGAAGTCTATGGTGCGCCGCTGTCGATCGACACGTTGCAGATCGAAGTCAACGCGCGATTCTAAGGAGGTGGTCATGAGTCAACAGCCCTCGCGCGCGATGAAGCGTCTGGCCTCAGGTGTGGCCGCCGCGGTGCTGCTCGCCGTGTGCTCCGTCGCCACGGCACAGACGCCGCAGGGCGCGCCGAGTATGGAAGAGCGTCTGCGCACGCAATTGCGCAGCACGACCGAGCAACTCCAGCAGGCGAAGAACGAACTCGCCGCACTCAAGGCCGGCGGCGCCACCGCCGGCGCACCTGGCAAGGACTCGCCCGAGGCGCTGAAGAAGGCGCTGGACGAAGCCCAGCGGCAACTTGCCGCGGAGCGTCAGGCGCGCGAGCGTCTGTCGCAGGACGCCCGGGCTTCGCAATCGGAAGTGAAGGCGGTGGCCGACAAGGCCAACGTGCAGATTGCGCAGTACCGCAATGCCTACGACGAACTGCT
This window of the Pandoraea fibrosis genome carries:
- a CDS encoding DUF2341 domain-containing protein; the encoded protein is MRRILPFLLALIGTLMPVLAHAWWQPDWAYRKPITIDVGPQGGNIAGDAGRVPMLLRLHTGNFSFEGVNETGADLRFVAADDKTVLNHQIEQFDPVLGIALVWVDVPAVSAGAKQQVWMYYGNRKAPAAGNGQRVFDPDYTAVYHFGESNVPARDTTAYGNNSQNPVVTLDGAIIGKGAQVGASPIVLPASPSLALAAGSPFTFSAWVRPEKLGANEAIYVRRDGANDLVIGVDQGVPFVQVGAQRSQPGQPIQAGQWSHLAVTADGKSVTLYVGGHAATTLALALPALNSPTIIGGDADGATGGLARFSGAVDEVHLSKVARSAALLQTDAVSQGAESRLIAFGPDEQQAGKSHFGFILAAMPVDAWVVVCVLGLMALVSWIIMITKGRSYAAKARANSAFMTQFREASGAPLDQIARTNRVPEDVRDQSPLWRLYEVALGELHRRHELGYDTSAVSDATISAIRASMDGAMVREVEDMSKRMNWLSTSIEGAPYVGLFGTVIGIMLVFVVAAMAGAVDINSVAPGMAAALLCTAAGLGVAIPALFGYNWLVSRSDALSADMAVFVDEFTTRLAEEQGEGRRQPVLQRA
- a CDS encoding ExbD/TolR family protein, whose product is MANAMRFAAKKRAGGINITPFVDVLLVVLVIFILTSNASIPGIKVDLPKASSSVALEKPKTKAITVDNTGQVFLDAYPVTLTELEDRLRTEKAVTPDFPVIVRGDAQVQYAKVVEVLDLLRRIDLNQVGLVTGKPQ
- a CDS encoding energy transducer TonB family protein; protein product: MKPRDFASSPVRPAARPPSPALALLRRRGALIVGGLVVLGLIALFWHLLTDKASMRREVNTPPMLMLPPPPPPPPPQEKPPEPQPEKIKPEVVEPKPADPVEPPKDDTPPSPTKDLGDAVTINGDAQAGTDAFGIGAGSGGGMTGGGGGLGSRSYSAWLASSLQQAFGRDQRTRTLAFDDVRIDLWLDADGRATRAQLVRGTGNAAIDDAVLAMLRDFHAEEKPPASLRYPLSMSIRGRRP
- a CDS encoding putative porin: MTDALAHRRAPRAAGTAGAVALALALLGATSLAHAQAQPAPKDTAMVKLIRGLIKSGAIDKTTGEALLAQAETEAYAASAAAQKAAAAPAVAAAAVPGGEPGDVRVPYISQTTRDQIRDEVKNEVMAQAKTEGWAAPNETPEWTKRIHIEGDFRLRNESRFYSSSNTNTQIDWAQINKGNGFDVNSNTNLTLPPLLNTTQNRTNQFRARARFGIFADVSEQVKAGVRLASSNDDSPVSTNSTLGGGLNKKSVWLDQMWMSYQPFDWMKITGGRFTPPYVTSDMLFSNDLNIDGIAAQFNKVLPQNPNVELFGSLGFIPLEYSGDNSPSNSQSKMSSQTKWMLGTQFGANWKLDSKNSLRGTLGYFDFRNITGQLSSPCALYAGQTSCDSDWSRPAFMQKGNTLMLLRNIALNPLDPANTAQPQYVGYASKFQLLDLSARWDTMLAGRYPLRFDVNYIRNLAYNEGEMWARANGGIVNNFGAGDATRANFKSGPNAYLFQATFGKPVMASRGDWNVLFGYKRIEPDAVPDAYNDSTFHGGGTNAKGYYIGASYAFDKNAWLSGRWLSTKEVYGAPLSIDTLQIEVNARF